From a region of the Arachis ipaensis cultivar K30076 chromosome B09, Araip1.1, whole genome shotgun sequence genome:
- the LOC107617476 gene encoding uncharacterized protein LOC107617476 isoform X4, giving the protein MDMEGLSLICASLGTVEEDDQGNRIGYVKGEYCLDNLKDLLRFLRRDDPQTREAFKQVCKWNKVSKDLIPIIEYYQEDRNLLLNAVKVLVFLTMPIEPGSTDIQQQLEYLWGLKSALTSSDVVAVVVSLLERPLENLEHDAFTEDDWKLVQLLLTLFRNILAVQEIPLQQSSAGFATEFLSVRDKFLELLFRENVMDILLVISQYVGGSSIYLQQDNLLLLEIFHYIFFGQDPVLIVKTHLHGAKVEENSQASLSSLQSIMEEEKKKKNICSLNNFSRHSQFSGTFSRLTMDGSKAVLKGNPNSSLNVTLKSKNITRAHAKKIAWDHPRFPPTKDKILELLQAFINQFLSGGYNVLMRSIREDIEKEHPAIQKSDVVVFFQVAEFVTSFQFHKYSASKSKEGGDTFETLGDKGVYSSDFNGQICGPIAASLNESMFQLVISKWRQAYEGLKETNDYKFLSAAGSLLKNMIRMLDLVLKLFPEDSKEPQTARILLYKLFYDQTEEGMTQFLLNLIKTFDNHKQPKSDLADLVEIIHKVVKLMDNLQSRGALRVSKKSKKIRKKKLPEVIESADKQIEEHSSIQNEDGICIGNESAESQPLQKDNPSNANPPGEEGIVVPDDSEHENVVEEFGNLDSLEPTENKNPKHANEDELDENVDSSDEEQLNTICEVDFKVSTLVSTFANHNIIQKLCWLLKFYKSNSLATNHYIISMLRRISDDLELHATFYQLSLLTTFYDILVEQKSCPCNEYADIVAFLNSLVRKMLKKMKKQPLLFVEILFWKTRRECHYINAEYLLDELGHLRKESRNWGSTQGDGEVGSSAAKVWTRRSIADALGDDEADVLITHEFGYQNNEEMLDDVIEGFVSTFGSKDGKDDNSEGKMLEDESQIAPRRKKKLILDGELEEQIKELFQKFKDDPQCSCRIAEALDQHGKISAAQIFNKLKKLGLKVRPKKKMRNSDEPSSTRPNVQKRKRVHAFSEDQEAQIRVLYEQFKDHRRCSFMIANSLDLAGKFTPAQVSRKLKQLGLSFPQKKSSGGEMLENGADLVDGSKDRMEESDDEKLISLIPRKKMKNVKVSIEQLHEQTSKDSLSKDDSDDEMLSSVRKKNRRSLLASKHDDLESIQIEERTMDSDSSHGGCKDLSESGERVDLMNSDKVEYHQVDPELVDSEDEVVVGAPPDNTVSRRKLRMVIDHEDDD; this is encoded by the exons ATGGACATGGAAGGATTATCGCTAATCTGCGCCTCCCTAGGCACCGTCGAGGAGGATGACCAAGGCAACCGCATAGGCTACGTCAAGGGAGAATACTGCCTCG ATAACCTGAAAGACTTGCTGAGGTTTCTGCGGCGCGACGACCCACAAACCCGTGAGGCGTTCAAGCAGGTGTGCAAATGGAACAAGGTTTCCAAGGATTTGATTCCGATCATTGAGTACTACCAGGAGGATCGAAATTTGCTTTTGAATGCAG tgaAGGTTTTGGTGTTCCTTACAATGCCAATAGAACCAGGTTCCACGGATATTCAGCAGCAGCTTGAGTATCTGTGGGGATTGAAGTCTGCACTGACGAGTAGTGATGTAGTTGCTGTGGTAGTGTCATTACTAGAAAGACCACTCGAGAATTTGGAACA TGATGCATTCACTGAGGATGATTGGAAATTGGTACAGCTACTGCTTACATTATTTAGAAATATCCTGGCTGTACAGGAAATCCCATTGCAACAGAGTTCAGCGGGATTTGCTACTGAGTTCTTATCAGTGAGAGATAAGTTTCTGGAACTGTTGTTCCGTGAAAATGTAATGGATATACTATTGGTTATATCTCAATATGTCGGTGGCTCCAGCATTTATCTCCAGCAGGATAACTTGCTTCTACTGGAAATTTTCCATTACATATTCTTCGGTCAGGATCCAGTGTTGATTGTTAAGACACATTTACATGGAGCAAAG GTGGAGGAAAACTCCCAAGCTTCTCTTAGCAGTCTCCAGTCCATTATGgaggaggaaaagaagaaaaaaaatatctgTAGTCTCAACAATTTTAGTAGGCATTCTCAATTTAGTGGGACATTTTCAAGGCTTACCATG GATGGTTCTAAGGCAGTACTTAAAGGAAATCCTAATTCTTCTCTTAATGTAACGCTTAAATCAAAAAACATCACGCGAGCACATGCCAAAAAAATTGCATGGGACCATCCAAGGTTTCCTCCAACAAAGGATAAGATATTGGAGTTGCTTCAAGCATTTATTAATCAGTTCCTTTCTGGGGGATACAATG TTTTGATGCGGTCTATTCGTGAGGATATTGAAAAGGAGCATCCTGCAATTCAAAAAAGTGACGTTGTTGTTTTCTTTCAAGTGGCTGAATTTGTCACTTCATTTCAGTTTCACAAGTATTCAGCTTCTAAG AGTAAGGAGGGAGGGGATACATTTGAGACATTGGGCGACAAAGGTGTTTATTCCTCAGATTTCAACGGTCAAATATGTGGTCCAATTGCAGCATCCTTGAATGAGTCAATGTTTCAATTAGTGATCTCAAAGTGGCGCCAAGCCTATGAAGGTTTGAAGGAAACAAATGACTACAAGTTCCTATCTGCAGCTGGTTCACTTTTGAAAAACATG ATTCGCATGCTTGATTTAGTACTTAAATTATTTCCAGAAGACTCCAAGGAGCCACAAACAGCTCGCATCCTTCTTTACAAGTTATTTTATGATCAGACTGAGGAAGGGATGACTcagttcctcttgaatttgataaAAACTTTTGACAACCACAAACAACCCAAAAG TGATCTTGCAGATCTGGTGGAAATCATTCACAAGGTTGTAAAGCTAATGGATAATCTCCAATCTCGGGGAGCATTGAGG GTGtctaaaaaatcaaagaaaataagaaagaagaaaCTTCCTGAAGTAATAGAATCCGCAGACAAACAAATTGAAGAGCATTCTAGCATTCAAAATGAGGATGGCATCTGTATTGGTAATGAATCAGCTGAAAGTCAGCCACTGCAAAAGGACAACCCATCAAATGCAAATCCCCCTGGTGAAGAAGGCATTGTTGTCCCTGATGATAGTGAACATGAAAATGTTGTTGAGGAGTTTGGGAACTTGGATAGTCTGGAGCCAACAGAAAACAAGAATCCCAAGCATGCTAATGAGGACGAGTTGGATGAAAACGTTGATTCTTCTGACGAAGAGCAATTAAATACAATTTGTGAAGTCGATTTCAAGGTCTCAACACTGGTCTCTACTTTTGCAAATCACAATATTATTCAGAAATTATGCTGGCTGCTGAAGTTTTATAAGAGCAATTCTCTTGCGACAAATCATTACATAATAAGCATGTTGCGAAGAATTAGCGATGACCTTGAACTCCATGCAACGTTCTACCAG TTGTCGCTGCTCACAACTTTTTATGACATCCTGGTTGAACAAAAATCATGCCCCTGCAATGAATATGCAGATATAGTTGCTTTCCTGAATAGTTTGGTGAGAAAAATgctaaagaaaatgaaaaagcaaCCACTACTGTTTGTTGAAATCCTTTTTTGGAAGACCCGACGGGAATGCCACTACATCAATGCTGAATACTTACTGGATGAGCTTGGTCATTTGAGGAAAGAAAGTAGGAACTGGGGTAGTACTCAAGGAGATGGAGAAGTTGGTTCATCCGCTGCAAAAGTATGGACTCGTAGAAGTATAGCTGATGCACTTGGTGACGATGAAGCTGATGTTCTGATCACTCATGAGTTCGGATATCAAAA cAACGAAGAAATGCTTGACGATGTTATTGAAGGCTTTGTTTCTACCTTTGGCAGTAAGGATGGCAAGGATGATAATAG TGAGGGGAAAATGTTGGAAGATGAATCTCAAATAGCTccaaggagaaagaaaaaacttATTCTTGATGGTGAATTGGAAGAACAAATCAAAGAGCTCTTTCAGAA ATTTAAAGATGATCCACAATGCAGTTGTCGTATTGCCGAAGCGCTAGATCAACATGGAAAAATCTCAGCGGCTCAAATTTTCAATAAGTTGAAAAAATTAGGACTAAAAGTTAGGCCTAAGAAAAAGATGCGCAATTCTGATGAACCCTCTTCAACTAGGCCTAATGT ccagaaaagaaaaagagtccaTGCTTTTAGTGAAGATCAAGAAGCTCAAATCAGAGTTTTATATGAACA ATTTAAAGATCACAGAAGATGTAGTTTCATGATAGCCAATTCACTGGATTTGGCTGGTAAATTCACACCTGCTCAAGTCTCTCGAAAACTTAAGCAGCTTGGCTTGTCTTTTCCTCAGAAGAAGAGCTCTGGAGGAGAAATGCTTGAAAATGGTGCAGATCTTGTGGATGGTTCAAAAGATAGAATGGAGGAATCTGATGATGAGAAATTGATATCATTGATCCCAAG GAAAAAAATGAAGAATGTCAAAGTATCAATTGAGCAACTACATGAACAGACTAGCAAGGATAGTTTGTCAAAAGATGATTCTGATGATGAAATGCTCAGCTCTGTTCGAAA GAAAAATAGAAGATCCCTGCTTGCATCAAAGCACGATGACCTTGAATCTATCCAAATTGAGGAGAGAACAATGGACAGCGATTCTTCTCATGGCGGCTGTAAAGATCTTTCGGAAAG TGGAGAGCGGGTAGATTTAATGAACTCGGACAAAGTAGAATATCATCAAGTGGATCCTGAATTGGTGGATTCGGAGGATGAAGTTGTTGTTGGTGCACCTCCTGATAATACTGTATCCAGAAGGAAGCTGAGAATGGTGATTGATCATGAGGACGACGACTAA
- the LOC107617476 gene encoding uncharacterized protein LOC107617476 isoform X1 translates to MDMEGLSLICASLGTVEEDDQGNRIGYVKGEYCLDNLKDLLRFLRRDDPQTREAFKQVCKWNKVSKDLIPIIEYYQEDRNLLLNAVKVLVFLTMPIEPGSTDIQQQLEYLWGLKSALTSSDVVAVVVSLLERPLENLEHDAFTEDDWKLVQLLLTLFRNILAVQEIPLQQSSAGFATEFLSVRDKFLELLFRENVMDILLVISQYVGGSSIYLQQDNLLLLEIFHYIFFGQDPVLIVKTHLHGAKVEENSQASLSSLQSIMEEEKKKKNICSLNNFSRHSQFSGTFSRLTMDGSKAVLKGNPNSSLNVTLKSKNITRAHAKKIAWDHPRFPPTKDKILELLQAFINQFLSGGYNVLMRSIREDIEKEHPAIQKSDVVVFFQVAEFVTSFQFHKYSASKSKEGGDTFETLGDKGVYSSDFNGQICGPIAASLNESMFQLVISKWRQAYEGLKETNDYKFLSAAGSLLKNMIRMLDLVLKLFPEDSKEPQTARILLYKLFYDQTEEGMTQFLLNLIKTFDNHKQPKSDLADLVEIIHKVVKLMDNLQSRGALRVSKKSKKIRKKKLPEVIESADKQIEEHSSIQNEDGICIGNESAESQPLQKDNPSNANPPGEEGIVVPDDSEHENVVEEFGNLDSLEPTENKNPKHANEDELDENVDSSDEEQLNTICEVDFKVSTLVSTFANHNIIQKLCWLLKFYKSNSLATNHYIISMLRRISDDLELHATFYQLSLLTTFYDILVEQKSCPCNEYADIVAFLNSLVRKMLKKMKKQPLLFVEILFWKTRRECHYINAEYLLDELGHLRKESRNWGSTQGDGEVGSSAAKVWTRRSIADALGDDEADVLITHEFGYQNNEEMLDDVIEGFVSTFGSKDGKDDNSEGKMLEDESQIAPRRKKKLILDGELEEQIKELFQKFKDDPQCSCRIAEALDQHGKISAAQIFNKLKKLGLKVRPKKKMRNSDEPSSTRPNVQKRKRVHAFSEDQEAQIRVLYEQFKDHRRCSFMIANSLDLAGKFTPAQVSRKLKQLGLSFPQKKSSGGEMLENGADLVDGSKDRMEESDDEKLISLIPRKKMKNVKVSIEQLHEQTSKDSLSKDDSDDEMLSSVRKKNRRSLLASKHDDLESIQIEETMDSDSSHGGCKDLSERKKMKNVKVSIEQLHEQTSKDSLSKDDSDDEMLSSVRKKNRRSLLASKHDDLESIQIEERTMDSDSSHGGCKDLSESGERVDLMNSDKVEYHQVDPELVDSEDEVVVGAPPDNTVSRRKLRMVIDHEDDD, encoded by the exons ATGGACATGGAAGGATTATCGCTAATCTGCGCCTCCCTAGGCACCGTCGAGGAGGATGACCAAGGCAACCGCATAGGCTACGTCAAGGGAGAATACTGCCTCG ATAACCTGAAAGACTTGCTGAGGTTTCTGCGGCGCGACGACCCACAAACCCGTGAGGCGTTCAAGCAGGTGTGCAAATGGAACAAGGTTTCCAAGGATTTGATTCCGATCATTGAGTACTACCAGGAGGATCGAAATTTGCTTTTGAATGCAG tgaAGGTTTTGGTGTTCCTTACAATGCCAATAGAACCAGGTTCCACGGATATTCAGCAGCAGCTTGAGTATCTGTGGGGATTGAAGTCTGCACTGACGAGTAGTGATGTAGTTGCTGTGGTAGTGTCATTACTAGAAAGACCACTCGAGAATTTGGAACA TGATGCATTCACTGAGGATGATTGGAAATTGGTACAGCTACTGCTTACATTATTTAGAAATATCCTGGCTGTACAGGAAATCCCATTGCAACAGAGTTCAGCGGGATTTGCTACTGAGTTCTTATCAGTGAGAGATAAGTTTCTGGAACTGTTGTTCCGTGAAAATGTAATGGATATACTATTGGTTATATCTCAATATGTCGGTGGCTCCAGCATTTATCTCCAGCAGGATAACTTGCTTCTACTGGAAATTTTCCATTACATATTCTTCGGTCAGGATCCAGTGTTGATTGTTAAGACACATTTACATGGAGCAAAG GTGGAGGAAAACTCCCAAGCTTCTCTTAGCAGTCTCCAGTCCATTATGgaggaggaaaagaagaaaaaaaatatctgTAGTCTCAACAATTTTAGTAGGCATTCTCAATTTAGTGGGACATTTTCAAGGCTTACCATG GATGGTTCTAAGGCAGTACTTAAAGGAAATCCTAATTCTTCTCTTAATGTAACGCTTAAATCAAAAAACATCACGCGAGCACATGCCAAAAAAATTGCATGGGACCATCCAAGGTTTCCTCCAACAAAGGATAAGATATTGGAGTTGCTTCAAGCATTTATTAATCAGTTCCTTTCTGGGGGATACAATG TTTTGATGCGGTCTATTCGTGAGGATATTGAAAAGGAGCATCCTGCAATTCAAAAAAGTGACGTTGTTGTTTTCTTTCAAGTGGCTGAATTTGTCACTTCATTTCAGTTTCACAAGTATTCAGCTTCTAAG AGTAAGGAGGGAGGGGATACATTTGAGACATTGGGCGACAAAGGTGTTTATTCCTCAGATTTCAACGGTCAAATATGTGGTCCAATTGCAGCATCCTTGAATGAGTCAATGTTTCAATTAGTGATCTCAAAGTGGCGCCAAGCCTATGAAGGTTTGAAGGAAACAAATGACTACAAGTTCCTATCTGCAGCTGGTTCACTTTTGAAAAACATG ATTCGCATGCTTGATTTAGTACTTAAATTATTTCCAGAAGACTCCAAGGAGCCACAAACAGCTCGCATCCTTCTTTACAAGTTATTTTATGATCAGACTGAGGAAGGGATGACTcagttcctcttgaatttgataaAAACTTTTGACAACCACAAACAACCCAAAAG TGATCTTGCAGATCTGGTGGAAATCATTCACAAGGTTGTAAAGCTAATGGATAATCTCCAATCTCGGGGAGCATTGAGG GTGtctaaaaaatcaaagaaaataagaaagaagaaaCTTCCTGAAGTAATAGAATCCGCAGACAAACAAATTGAAGAGCATTCTAGCATTCAAAATGAGGATGGCATCTGTATTGGTAATGAATCAGCTGAAAGTCAGCCACTGCAAAAGGACAACCCATCAAATGCAAATCCCCCTGGTGAAGAAGGCATTGTTGTCCCTGATGATAGTGAACATGAAAATGTTGTTGAGGAGTTTGGGAACTTGGATAGTCTGGAGCCAACAGAAAACAAGAATCCCAAGCATGCTAATGAGGACGAGTTGGATGAAAACGTTGATTCTTCTGACGAAGAGCAATTAAATACAATTTGTGAAGTCGATTTCAAGGTCTCAACACTGGTCTCTACTTTTGCAAATCACAATATTATTCAGAAATTATGCTGGCTGCTGAAGTTTTATAAGAGCAATTCTCTTGCGACAAATCATTACATAATAAGCATGTTGCGAAGAATTAGCGATGACCTTGAACTCCATGCAACGTTCTACCAG TTGTCGCTGCTCACAACTTTTTATGACATCCTGGTTGAACAAAAATCATGCCCCTGCAATGAATATGCAGATATAGTTGCTTTCCTGAATAGTTTGGTGAGAAAAATgctaaagaaaatgaaaaagcaaCCACTACTGTTTGTTGAAATCCTTTTTTGGAAGACCCGACGGGAATGCCACTACATCAATGCTGAATACTTACTGGATGAGCTTGGTCATTTGAGGAAAGAAAGTAGGAACTGGGGTAGTACTCAAGGAGATGGAGAAGTTGGTTCATCCGCTGCAAAAGTATGGACTCGTAGAAGTATAGCTGATGCACTTGGTGACGATGAAGCTGATGTTCTGATCACTCATGAGTTCGGATATCAAAA cAACGAAGAAATGCTTGACGATGTTATTGAAGGCTTTGTTTCTACCTTTGGCAGTAAGGATGGCAAGGATGATAATAG TGAGGGGAAAATGTTGGAAGATGAATCTCAAATAGCTccaaggagaaagaaaaaacttATTCTTGATGGTGAATTGGAAGAACAAATCAAAGAGCTCTTTCAGAA ATTTAAAGATGATCCACAATGCAGTTGTCGTATTGCCGAAGCGCTAGATCAACATGGAAAAATCTCAGCGGCTCAAATTTTCAATAAGTTGAAAAAATTAGGACTAAAAGTTAGGCCTAAGAAAAAGATGCGCAATTCTGATGAACCCTCTTCAACTAGGCCTAATGT ccagaaaagaaaaagagtccaTGCTTTTAGTGAAGATCAAGAAGCTCAAATCAGAGTTTTATATGAACA ATTTAAAGATCACAGAAGATGTAGTTTCATGATAGCCAATTCACTGGATTTGGCTGGTAAATTCACACCTGCTCAAGTCTCTCGAAAACTTAAGCAGCTTGGCTTGTCTTTTCCTCAGAAGAAGAGCTCTGGAGGAGAAATGCTTGAAAATGGTGCAGATCTTGTGGATGGTTCAAAAGATAGAATGGAGGAATCTGATGATGAGAAATTGATATCATTGATCCCAAG GAAAAAAATGAAGAATGTCAAAGTATCAATTGAGCAACTACATGAACAGACTAGCAAGGATAGTTTGTCAAAAGATGATTCTGATGATGAAATGCTCAGCTCTGTTCGAAA GAAAAATAGAAGATCCCTGCTTGCATCAAAGCACGATGACCTTGAATCTATCCAAATTGAGGAGACAATGGACAGCGATTCTTCTCATGGCGGCTGTAAAGATCTTTCGGAAAG GAAAAAAATGAAGAATGTCAAAGTATCAATTGAGCAACTACATGAACAGACTAGCAAGGATAGTTTGTCAAAAGATGATTCTGATGATGAAATGCTCAGCTCTGTTCGAAA GAAAAATAGAAGATCCCTGCTTGCATCAAAGCACGATGACCTTGAATCTATCCAAATTGAGGAGAGAACAATGGACAGCGATTCTTCTCATGGCGGCTGTAAAGATCTTTCGGAAAG TGGAGAGCGGGTAGATTTAATGAACTCGGACAAAGTAGAATATCATCAAGTGGATCCTGAATTGGTGGATTCGGAGGATGAAGTTGTTGTTGGTGCACCTCCTGATAATACTGTATCCAGAAGGAAGCTGAGAATGGTGATTGATCATGAGGACGACGACTAA